From Fibrobacter sp. UWB5, the proteins below share one genomic window:
- a CDS encoding InlB B-repeat-containing protein has protein sequence MDKNILTNRFCGVFVCAIMLFVAQAFALDCKTGTGWGDFLTQEASKGSDGYYQIDTPEKLAWVSCKVTNKALSSEKFKLTKSLDMQGKLFIPIGSGTGEDTGFKGTFDGQGFTISNLYVNTSEINSDISSITGKSKNGITAYAQNIGLFGVLSTNAKVKNLILKEIQIYAAASSGTTGLGSDKPISVGSLVGWVGATDKTVVKIENIVASGSIETSGATNRVGGIAGNVKHVTISNCVSSVSVTASGANTNVGGVVGAIRNDGNVTLTSCVYSGDHLYTVDGSIGAVAGSYENSKGTLTTENLYYSANYDGIGVLPNGKEFNTEKVADLNSDSVVCALNGGTWNEGVCTGDTSDVWSVGQSDISMNGSDGYKITFNANGGSFASGARTAKILAKNAAITADEIGEPTRTGKKFAGWAVTADADTSSDLGIAHSAVTIYAVWYDFYEVTFKTDSEGDFSDATFPDGSKIKKISVAKHGTVSVDGFSVPTVYEIGTGANKVKYYFTGWAYEPKSFGKDDVIGANDTLHLSAIDVTKPVVLYAVWTKATTYSVTFDASLHGKTDVHFVRMVTEGEKVSRPDTVITDDGYKVVGWCVVENCTEQNEYSFADTLKGNLVLHARWEIESYSIVYELDGGTNASTNLTTYNVNSGDIVFAAPTKDGAKFEGWFYDANLTNPATQIDSGSTGDKTIYAKWTVATYTIQYLSGTTISATVPGATKTYGDTITLRDAPPQFAVGGCTFDGWSKVDYGQEGYKVDYAFGAKYGDNANLKLFPHWTSCGEYTITYELYGVEATNRNSSTYTGPEKVKLVNAFVSGNPVKMDDWYLDPNFKTSVRYLQGINKNTTLYAKWYNVITFQPGTKLKNFNKGAGKVEKQKDLNKTYTLGIPNTKYAIENYTLDGWSLTDGGEKVYDVGFDYTDNVNITLYPHWVENPVVTHYGAVTIEKYSDKAIAKIDGVSEETVNIPTADNVVVDQIIFNRDFSGGLKSTVMFPFTVSLDEVSGGEFCEFKAMEYSSETKKWTFRVEEPVDNELKANKPYIFIADPDSKNITFNLSKPVSFSTEEMNPSVDNRWIFKGSYEKIVLNESHPDWTYGYGYSAEDKNGLTKGKFFRFKTSQFTEATLLPMRAYLVYDVSLALAKSKEAYNYAPESFPDLVDVEIVSQKGIVIGGGELNTKTGELKMDRWYDLSGRRLNAKPTTQGTYYYNGKRVIVR, from the coding sequence ATGGACAAGAATATTCTCACGAATAGATTTTGTGGTGTATTTGTATGCGCCATTATGTTGTTTGTAGCACAGGCTTTTGCCCTTGATTGCAAAACGGGTACGGGCTGGGGCGATTTCCTGACGCAAGAGGCATCCAAAGGTAGCGACGGCTATTATCAGATTGATACGCCGGAAAAGTTGGCGTGGGTTTCTTGCAAGGTAACGAACAAGGCTTTAAGTTCAGAAAAATTCAAGTTGACCAAGTCCCTTGATATGCAGGGGAAACTGTTTATTCCTATTGGGTCGGGTACTGGTGAAGATACTGGATTTAAAGGAACTTTTGATGGTCAGGGCTTTACCATTTCGAATCTTTATGTTAATACATCCGAAATCAACAGTGATATATCCAGTATTACTGGAAAATCCAAGAATGGTATTACTGCCTATGCCCAAAATATTGGATTGTTTGGTGTTCTTTCTACAAACGCAAAGGTCAAGAACTTGATCTTGAAGGAAATACAAATATATGCTGCGGCATCTTCTGGAACCACGGGTCTTGGGTCTGATAAGCCGATTTCTGTGGGTTCTCTTGTCGGCTGGGTTGGTGCGACTGATAAAACGGTTGTAAAAATTGAAAATATCGTGGCGTCAGGTTCCATTGAAACGAGCGGTGCAACAAACCGTGTCGGTGGTATCGCGGGAAATGTGAAGCATGTGACGATATCCAATTGCGTCAGTTCCGTAAGCGTGACCGCTAGTGGTGCGAATACCAATGTGGGTGGTGTCGTTGGGGCGATTCGTAACGATGGTAATGTTACTCTGACATCATGTGTTTATTCTGGAGACCATCTTTACACGGTTGATGGTTCCATCGGTGCCGTAGCGGGTAGCTATGAAAATTCTAAGGGAACTTTGACAACGGAGAATTTGTACTATTCTGCCAATTATGATGGAATTGGTGTTTTACCCAATGGAAAAGAATTTAATACAGAAAAAGTTGCCGATTTGAATTCAGACAGTGTTGTCTGTGCCTTGAATGGCGGTACATGGAATGAAGGTGTATGTACCGGAGACACATCCGATGTATGGTCTGTTGGCCAGTCCGATATTTCCATGAACGGTTCTGATGGCTACAAGATTACTTTCAACGCGAATGGAGGTTCGTTTGCTTCTGGAGCAAGAACTGCGAAAATTCTAGCTAAGAATGCTGCTATTACGGCGGATGAAATTGGTGAGCCTACGCGTACAGGAAAAAAATTTGCCGGATGGGCTGTAACAGCAGATGCAGATACATCTTCAGATCTGGGTATTGCCCACTCTGCCGTTACTATTTATGCTGTTTGGTATGATTTTTATGAGGTGACTTTTAAGACTGATTCTGAAGGGGATTTCTCCGACGCAACATTCCCTGATGGAAGTAAAATCAAGAAAATTTCTGTGGCAAAGCATGGCACGGTTTCTGTAGATGGTTTTTCTGTTCCCACGGTATATGAAATTGGAACTGGTGCCAATAAGGTGAAATACTACTTTACAGGTTGGGCTTATGAGCCAAAGTCATTTGGTAAGGATGATGTGATTGGTGCAAATGACACGCTTCACCTTTCTGCCATTGATGTGACGAAACCTGTTGTTCTGTATGCTGTATGGACTAAGGCTACGACATACTCTGTCACTTTTGATGCCTCTTTGCATGGAAAGACGGATGTCCATTTTGTTCGGATGGTTACTGAGGGGGAAAAGGTGTCTCGTCCTGATACTGTCATTACGGATGATGGATACAAGGTTGTTGGATGGTGTGTTGTTGAAAATTGCACAGAGCAAAACGAATATTCCTTTGCTGACACGCTAAAGGGTAATCTGGTACTCCATGCAAGGTGGGAAATAGAATCCTATTCGATTGTTTATGAGTTGGATGGTGGTACAAATGCCTCTACGAATCTAACCACATATAATGTCAACAGTGGCGACATTGTCTTTGCTGCTCCGACCAAGGATGGGGCTAAGTTTGAAGGCTGGTTCTATGATGCAAATCTGACTAATCCTGCGACTCAGATTGATTCAGGCTCTACGGGCGATAAGACCATTTATGCCAAGTGGACTGTTGCGACCTACACTATCCAGTACCTTTCCGGGACTACGATTTCGGCAACGGTGCCCGGCGCTACTAAAACTTATGGCGATACAATTACGCTTAGGGATGCTCCTCCTCAGTTCGCTGTTGGTGGGTGTACTTTCGATGGCTGGTCTAAAGTGGATTATGGTCAGGAAGGATATAAAGTTGACTATGCATTTGGTGCTAAATATGGAGACAATGCAAACCTCAAGTTGTTCCCGCATTGGACTTCTTGCGGAGAATATACTATAACTTACGAATTGTATGGTGTTGAGGCGACAAATAGAAATTCTTCGACCTATACAGGTCCGGAAAAGGTTAAGTTGGTAAATGCGTTTGTTTCTGGTAACCCTGTAAAGATGGATGATTGGTATTTGGATCCAAACTTCAAGACATCTGTTCGCTATCTCCAAGGTATTAATAAAAATACGACTCTTTATGCAAAGTGGTATAATGTAATTACATTCCAGCCCGGAACTAAACTGAAAAACTTCAACAAAGGCGCTGGCAAGGTAGAAAAGCAGAAAGATCTGAATAAAACGTATACCTTGGGTATACCGAATACTAAATATGCGATTGAAAACTACACCCTTGATGGCTGGTCGTTGACCGATGGTGGCGAAAAAGTGTATGATGTGGGATTCGATTATACGGATAACGTAAATATCACACTGTATCCGCACTGGGTGGAAAATCCTGTGGTAACCCATTATGGTGCTGTGACGATTGAAAAATATTCCGACAAGGCTATTGCAAAAATTGATGGCGTATCTGAAGAAACGGTAAATATTCCTACGGCAGACAATGTTGTAGTTGACCAGATTATCTTTAATCGAGACTTTTCTGGTGGCTTAAAGTCAACCGTTATGTTCCCCTTTACGGTAAGTTTGGATGAAGTTAGTGGCGGTGAGTTCTGTGAATTTAAGGCAATGGAATATTCGTCTGAAACGAAAAAATGGACTTTCCGTGTTGAAGAGCCTGTAGATAACGAATTGAAAGCAAACAAGCCGTACATCTTTATTGCTGACCCGGATTCTAAGAATATCACGTTTAATTTGAGTAAACCGGTTTCCTTTAGTACGGAAGAAATGAATCCTTCTGTGGATAATCGTTGGATCTTCAAGGGCTCGTATGAAAAGATTGTCTTGAATGAATCTCATCCGGATTGGACCTACGGGTATGGTTATTCTGCTGAAGAT